Proteins from a single region of Catenulispora acidiphila DSM 44928:
- a CDS encoding MOSC and FAD-binding oxidoreductase domain-containing protein has protein sequence MAAALIAVNVGMPKDVLWHGKTVHTGVYKRTVSGPRMVRRLNIDGDGQGDLGGHGGEMRAVLVYQLDSHRFWADKLGRDDLGPGSFGENFTVEGLPDSEVCIGDRYRIGTALFEVTQPRVTCYRVGLRVGEPQMAALLVAHHRPGFYLRVIEEGEVEAGQEIVKVSTGPEAMTVEEIDAILYLPGHTRDQVERALRIPALSPGWQMSMRTLLEQAQRGAATSSGSAGLTKASSAPPPAWTGFRPLTISDVRPESESVFSLTLASTDGSALPAALPGQFITVKIRPETDGSPLIRSYSISSPAGAGSYRISVKVEPHGVASNYLHGHIGPGDRLDIAAPRGTFRMSDGDDPVVLASAGVGVTPVLAMLHSLANVRSRRQVWWLHTARNSAEHPFAKEAGRLIAGLENARSTIYYSKPLATDRLGVDYTEAGRPSSERVLRLGLPSDADAYICGPVAFMSGMAESLVKAGLEPSRVHTESFSSGPSITPGIKGAPPAAPHQPSGPPGGGPTVSFARSGLSVPWNEGQDSLLELAEACDIQVQWSCRTGVCHTCELALLSGSVGYSPDPLEPPADGNILICCSQPAQDIVLDL, from the coding sequence GTGGCGGCGGCTTTGATCGCGGTGAATGTCGGGATGCCCAAGGACGTCCTCTGGCACGGGAAGACGGTGCACACAGGGGTCTACAAGCGGACCGTGTCCGGGCCCAGGATGGTGCGGCGGCTGAACATCGACGGAGACGGTCAGGGTGATCTGGGCGGCCACGGCGGGGAGATGCGGGCGGTGCTGGTCTACCAGCTCGACTCCCACCGCTTCTGGGCTGACAAGCTGGGGCGCGATGACCTGGGGCCGGGCAGCTTCGGGGAGAACTTCACCGTCGAGGGGCTGCCGGATAGCGAGGTGTGTATCGGGGACCGGTATCGCATCGGCACGGCCTTGTTCGAGGTCACGCAGCCGCGAGTGACGTGCTATCGGGTGGGCCTGCGTGTCGGAGAGCCGCAGATGGCGGCGCTGTTGGTGGCCCATCACCGGCCGGGCTTCTACCTGCGGGTCATCGAGGAGGGCGAGGTGGAAGCCGGTCAGGAGATCGTCAAGGTCTCCACCGGCCCGGAAGCGATGACCGTCGAGGAGATCGATGCGATCCTCTACCTTCCTGGGCATACCCGTGATCAGGTTGAGCGGGCATTGCGTATCCCGGCACTGAGTCCGGGCTGGCAGATGTCCATGCGCACTCTGCTGGAGCAAGCCCAGAGGGGAGCGGCAACGTCTTCAGGTAGCGCCGGACTCACGAAGGCGTCCAGTGCTCCGCCTCCCGCCTGGACCGGATTCCGACCCCTGACGATCTCGGACGTCCGTCCTGAGAGTGAGAGCGTGTTCTCCCTGACGCTGGCTTCCACCGATGGCTCTGCTCTACCGGCTGCTCTGCCCGGCCAATTCATCACCGTGAAAATCCGGCCCGAAACCGATGGTTCACCGCTGATCCGCAGCTACTCGATCTCCAGCCCGGCCGGAGCGGGCTCGTATCGGATCAGCGTGAAGGTCGAACCGCACGGCGTGGCGAGCAACTACCTGCACGGGCACATCGGCCCGGGCGATCGTCTCGACATCGCAGCACCTCGTGGCACGTTCCGCATGTCTGACGGCGACGATCCCGTCGTGCTGGCCTCTGCCGGAGTGGGAGTGACTCCCGTCCTGGCCATGCTGCACTCGCTGGCAAACGTCCGCTCCCGCCGTCAGGTGTGGTGGCTGCACACGGCACGGAACAGTGCCGAGCATCCCTTTGCCAAAGAAGCCGGCAGGTTGATCGCAGGGCTTGAGAACGCTCGCTCGACCATCTATTACAGCAAACCGCTCGCCACGGACCGGCTGGGCGTGGACTACACAGAGGCTGGTCGTCCTTCGAGCGAGCGAGTTCTGCGCCTGGGCCTGCCGAGCGATGCAGACGCCTACATCTGCGGGCCGGTTGCCTTCATGAGCGGTATGGCCGAGTCACTTGTCAAAGCTGGCCTGGAGCCATCGCGCGTGCACACAGAGAGCTTCAGCTCCGGCCCGTCGATCACTCCAGGGATCAAGGGCGCACCGCCGGCGGCGCCGCACCAGCCCTCGGGTCCACCCGGCGGCGGGCCAACCGTCTCATTCGCTCGCAGTGGCCTGTCAGTCCCCTGGAACGAGGGCCAGGATTCCCTTCTCGAACTCGCCGAAGCATGCGACATCCAGGTTCAGTGGTCCTGTCGCACCGGCGTGTGCCATACCTGCGAACTCGCCTTGCTGTCGGGCAGCGTGGGCTACTCACCGGATCCACTCGAACCACCGGCTGATGGCAACATCCTCATCTGCTGCTCCCAGCCCGCCCAAGACATAGTCCTGGACCTCTGA
- a CDS encoding effector-associated constant component EACC1 has translation MRLWLNTAACSTGRRHFLSSFSQFTAMREHDTEVAVKGDVEIYFDNPADLGSLRRLLSDHASFTVSSRTLPTRPGELSAGREILELVFGTGGGGAAFGLVKAWIESKVATIKIKVDEHEEAIEVRSRHAAADVERVKAALRAKRGDDTEL, from the coding sequence GTGCGCCTATGGCTGAACACCGCAGCGTGCTCGACAGGTCGACGGCATTTTCTGTCTTCTTTTTCCCAGTTCACCGCAATGCGCGAACACGATACGGAGGTCGCCGTGAAGGGCGATGTGGAGATCTACTTCGACAACCCGGCGGACCTCGGTTCGCTGCGCAGACTGCTATCGGACCATGCGAGTTTCACTGTGTCCTCGCGCACGCTCCCGACGCGGCCCGGAGAGCTGAGCGCCGGCCGCGAAATCCTGGAGCTCGTCTTCGGAACCGGCGGGGGTGGAGCGGCGTTCGGGCTGGTCAAGGCCTGGATCGAGTCGAAGGTCGCCACCATCAAGATCAAGGTGGACGAGCACGAGGAAGCGATCGAGGTACGCAGTCGGCACGCAGCCGCGGATGTGGAAAGGGTCAAGGCCGCCCTGCGCGCGAAGAGGGGCGATGACACCGAACTCTGA
- a CDS encoding caspase, EACC1-associated type — translation MAVVVKKEPLDRSRSFAILVGTSTYASDSGLRPLPAARRSLDAMEQLLKSDLCGWTDDRMLILHDEKNKHDLLARITDVLQARMEQITDTVLFYYVGHGLLIDGGEKLGLAMSDTKDDPLRKKQSSLLLNEVREQLRHLTNATQVEILDCCYAGTASNTQGAANALQDKVSRAVQDKVSRATQEYRGSRYTVTASRRNEEALYQLEDGGLTYFTGYLAEIVTHGIEGAPAHLAAMRIFPELQKRFRRLALAPIGQPVPMPTQLVVNEGGEFPFARNAAYQEHSQESHPPVVADLDPEHRRLPSRRAMLAAGVAAATGLGIVAALWPDSGPGGSQEKIGSPVSPGADRSSLPPTPTIPTTPTPTPTPTIPTTTPTQVTDATALGAPLKGFEATVEAVAFASSGTLLAGGSYDHTIHLWDVANPATPLQVGPYLTGDTDSVNAVAFSPDGRTLVGASWDKTIRLWNVASPLHAVAIGRPVIGTDKVNTVAFSPNGKTLASGGDDRTVRMWNIADPPALAPACPPLTDHTNAVNAVAFSPDGTILASAGWDFTIRLWEVSDPARTRAAGRPLSGHTYSVAAVAFSPDGKTLASAGWDNTVRLWDVSNPAQATEIGLPLTGHTDHVQGIAYSPDGRTVASGSWDKTIRLWDVSDPTRAKPIGSPLIGHTGQVASVAFHPMGKILASGSTDSTIRLWQIE, via the coding sequence GTGGCGGTTGTCGTGAAGAAGGAACCACTCGACCGGTCGCGCTCCTTCGCCATCCTGGTCGGGACCTCCACCTATGCCTCGGACTCGGGTCTCAGGCCGCTTCCGGCCGCACGCAGGAGCCTGGATGCGATGGAACAGCTGCTCAAGAGCGATCTGTGCGGCTGGACCGACGACCGGATGCTCATCCTGCACGACGAGAAGAACAAACATGATCTGCTCGCCCGTATCACCGACGTCCTGCAAGCCAGAATGGAGCAGATCACCGATACTGTGCTGTTCTACTACGTCGGCCACGGCCTGCTGATCGACGGAGGCGAAAAGCTCGGGCTGGCCATGAGCGACACGAAAGACGATCCCCTGCGCAAAAAGCAGAGCTCTTTACTCCTCAACGAAGTGCGTGAGCAGCTGAGACATCTGACGAACGCGACGCAGGTGGAGATACTGGACTGCTGCTACGCCGGAACCGCCTCGAACACGCAGGGCGCCGCCAACGCATTGCAGGACAAGGTATCGCGCGCGGTGCAAGACAAAGTATCGCGCGCAACGCAGGAATATCGTGGCAGCCGCTACACGGTGACCGCCTCACGGCGCAACGAGGAAGCCCTCTACCAGCTCGAAGATGGCGGGCTGACCTACTTCACCGGCTACCTCGCCGAGATCGTCACCCACGGCATCGAAGGCGCGCCGGCCCACCTCGCAGCGATGCGCATCTTCCCCGAGCTGCAGAAACGCTTCCGAAGGCTCGCGCTCGCCCCGATCGGCCAGCCGGTTCCGATGCCGACCCAGTTGGTCGTCAACGAGGGCGGAGAGTTCCCGTTCGCCCGCAACGCCGCCTATCAGGAGCACTCTCAGGAGTCGCACCCGCCTGTCGTCGCCGACCTCGACCCGGAGCATCGCCGCCTGCCCAGCCGTCGCGCCATGCTGGCTGCGGGGGTGGCGGCAGCGACCGGCTTGGGAATCGTCGCGGCGCTGTGGCCGGACTCGGGTCCGGGAGGGAGTCAGGAGAAGATCGGTAGCCCGGTGTCACCCGGCGCAGATAGATCTTCGCTCCCCCCGACCCCAACGATTCCGACGACACCGACACCGACACCAACCCCGACGATCCCCACGACCACGCCAACACAGGTCACCGACGCCACCGCACTGGGCGCACCCCTCAAGGGCTTCGAAGCCACTGTCGAGGCGGTGGCGTTCGCCTCGAGCGGAACGCTTCTGGCGGGCGGCAGCTACGACCACACGATCCACCTGTGGGACGTCGCCAACCCCGCCACGCCCCTTCAAGTCGGCCCGTATCTGACCGGCGACACGGACAGCGTCAACGCCGTGGCGTTCAGCCCGGACGGCCGGACCCTCGTCGGCGCGAGCTGGGACAAGACGATCCGGCTGTGGAACGTGGCAAGCCCGCTCCACGCCGTGGCGATCGGCCGGCCGGTCATCGGCACCGACAAGGTCAACACCGTCGCGTTCAGTCCGAACGGAAAGACATTGGCCAGCGGCGGCGATGACAGGACAGTGCGGATGTGGAACATTGCGGACCCGCCCGCCCTCGCACCCGCGTGCCCACCTCTGACCGACCACACGAACGCCGTCAACGCCGTGGCGTTCAGCCCGGACGGAACCATCCTGGCCAGCGCCGGCTGGGACTTCACGATCCGGCTGTGGGAGGTCAGCGACCCGGCCCGGACTCGCGCCGCCGGCCGACCCCTCAGCGGCCACACCTACTCGGTCGCCGCAGTGGCGTTCAGCCCGGACGGAAAGACCCTGGCCAGCGCCGGCTGGGACAACACCGTCCGGCTCTGGGACGTGAGCAACCCGGCCCAGGCCACTGAGATCGGCCTTCCGCTGACCGGCCATACCGACCACGTGCAGGGGATCGCCTACAGCCCCGACGGCCGGACGGTGGCCAGCGGCAGCTGGGACAAGACGATCCGCCTGTGGGACGTCAGCGACCCGACCCGGGCCAAGCCCATCGGCTCACCGCTCATCGGCCACACCGGCCAAGTCGCCTCGGTGGCGTTCCACCCGATGGGGAAGATCCTGGCCAGCGGCAGCACCGACTCGACCATCCGGCTGTGGCAGATCGAGTGA
- a CDS encoding NADP-dependent oxidoreductase, with protein MMALRAHSRGGPEQLVYERAPKPAPAPGEVLVSVHAAAVTFAELGWESIWTREDGTDRTPIIPGHEVSGTVEETTGGSSYEVGDEVYGLIGFDRDGAAAEYVCVPEIGLARKPSSATHEQAAAMALSALTAWQALIDHARLQPQEKVLITGGSGGVGVYAVQIARARGAEVTATGGAAGRELVTRLGAHQYLDYAAGPVDRELSGFDVVLDAAGAGDGEALYRVLRPGGRMILLAAPPNADRAKKHDVDATFFVVSPNGGELAHLASLVDESVLEPIVSQTFSLADGRSAYESGKLPHPPGKTVIIVP; from the coding sequence ATGATGGCGTTGCGTGCGCACAGCCGCGGGGGACCCGAGCAACTGGTCTACGAGCGGGCCCCGAAACCGGCGCCGGCGCCGGGCGAGGTCCTGGTGAGCGTGCATGCCGCAGCGGTCACTTTCGCGGAGTTGGGTTGGGAATCGATCTGGACCCGCGAGGACGGCACAGACCGCACTCCGATCATCCCTGGCCATGAGGTATCGGGGACCGTCGAGGAGACGACCGGCGGCTCCTCCTACGAGGTCGGCGATGAGGTCTACGGACTGATCGGCTTCGACCGAGACGGCGCTGCGGCTGAATACGTGTGCGTGCCCGAAATCGGTCTCGCACGCAAGCCGAGTAGCGCCACCCACGAGCAAGCCGCGGCCATGGCTCTGTCCGCCTTGACCGCCTGGCAGGCGCTGATCGACCACGCGCGGCTCCAGCCGCAGGAGAAAGTCCTGATTACCGGTGGTTCAGGCGGTGTCGGTGTCTACGCGGTGCAGATCGCGCGGGCTCGCGGCGCGGAGGTCACCGCTACCGGTGGCGCAGCAGGGCGCGAACTGGTCACCCGCCTCGGGGCGCACCAGTACCTCGACTATGCGGCCGGGCCAGTCGACAGGGAGCTTTCAGGGTTCGATGTCGTGCTCGACGCGGCGGGTGCCGGAGACGGCGAAGCGCTCTACCGCGTCCTACGCCCCGGCGGCAGGATGATCTTGCTGGCTGCCCCGCCGAACGCCGACCGCGCGAAGAAACACGACGTGGACGCAACGTTTTTCGTCGTCTCCCCGAACGGGGGAGAGCTCGCCCACCTGGCTTCGCTCGTCGACGAGTCGGTCCTGGAACCGATCGTCAGCCAGACTTTCTCGCTGGCGGACGGCCGTAGCGCGTACGAAAGCGGAAAGCTACCGCACCCGCCCGGCAAAACCGTCATCATCGTGCCCTGA
- a CDS encoding right-handed parallel beta-helix repeat-containing protein — MTLRRRARTTTAWFAVAAAIAGLVVFVGRHDAYPKTQVPLESGQAWVDSQQIGKLTLLDGIAAQPVTNVPVARHLGDPFAAGQVGGTGYAVDQLTGQVTRIDGSSLKGKSVVQSLGGGDNPSLVRLYTALDTLYVVDGTDGMVSTYDASSLRQLGSPERFAAAGAEYTALVDGQGKLWVLDGVSGTLTWFTATEHGTRTPGFTAGAAVLTLADERPVVVDSSTHEAYLLSSSGATKATLSLGTADSTGLQATGAAGETALLVTASSQGTYQTCTFTKGCGPGQCITSGGGTPGRCVGAGLDTLGTAVAADGRVFVPDYSTGGVWIVDPSAAAKPFEVPLLALRGPFELFDTEGVLFFNDPNSSRAGTLAPDGTVQDIVKYTQAPPPSSAPPPTDDIRPSTSPPTTSASTATPARSASHSVSASRTQPSTASATSTTPPKRIPTTHASSRSPGPGPSPSTVPSPSPSPTRSTGTPANISCGETVTKSVVVEADLRCAGDALTISAKGVTIDLAGHTLSGSGKGAGITLAGSGSVAGALIENGTITGFGSGVKVGPNGATSPTLYRVVFTHDGAGGGAAVSLGVTTVQGLTLSDVKVEQSDGAGLDTHGALAGSLQITGSAFDGAAVNIDEASDGIQVQATITDDRFDDSALSLEFVGSTTVSTSVFTDSPVVDMCNAAGGDLFSADTFTGSDTGLKIQGMAYESVTGSHFTGNNIGMFYDLQQGDVGNSVSGNTFADEGSAAILVQDSSPVAQEVDVKDNIVTDSGHRPGPKVADPGGNQVLGGIHIYTAADTVTVSGNKTSHDAGSGIWARPGSAAGEGNVSTGDADKCSPVDLCAYG, encoded by the coding sequence TTGACACTAAGGCGAAGGGCGCGCACCACGACGGCCTGGTTCGCGGTCGCGGCCGCGATCGCGGGCCTGGTGGTGTTCGTCGGCCGCCACGACGCCTACCCCAAGACGCAGGTACCTCTGGAGTCGGGGCAGGCGTGGGTCGACTCGCAACAGATCGGCAAGCTGACGCTGCTGGACGGGATAGCGGCCCAGCCCGTGACCAACGTGCCGGTGGCCCGCCACCTGGGCGATCCGTTCGCAGCCGGACAGGTCGGCGGCACCGGCTACGCCGTCGACCAGTTGACCGGACAAGTCACCCGGATCGACGGAAGCAGCCTGAAGGGGAAGTCCGTCGTCCAATCCCTCGGCGGCGGCGACAATCCTTCGCTCGTCCGGCTCTACACCGCCCTCGACACCCTGTATGTCGTGGACGGCACCGACGGGATGGTCAGTACCTACGATGCTTCCTCGCTGCGGCAACTCGGTTCGCCGGAACGGTTCGCAGCCGCGGGTGCCGAATACACCGCGCTCGTCGACGGACAGGGGAAGCTCTGGGTTCTGGACGGCGTGAGCGGCACGCTGACGTGGTTCACCGCGACGGAGCACGGAACCCGCACTCCGGGCTTCACAGCGGGCGCCGCAGTCCTCACCCTCGCCGACGAACGACCGGTCGTGGTCGACAGCTCGACCCACGAGGCGTACCTGTTGAGTTCGAGCGGCGCCACCAAAGCGACACTGTCCCTCGGCACGGCGGACAGCACGGGCCTGCAGGCAACCGGAGCAGCCGGCGAAACTGCCTTGCTCGTCACCGCCTCTTCGCAAGGGACATACCAGACCTGCACGTTCACTAAGGGCTGCGGTCCGGGCCAGTGCATCACTTCCGGGGGTGGTACGCCCGGCCGGTGCGTCGGGGCCGGCCTCGACACGCTCGGTACCGCGGTCGCCGCCGACGGACGCGTCTTCGTCCCGGACTATTCGACCGGCGGCGTGTGGATCGTGGATCCCAGCGCGGCGGCCAAACCCTTCGAGGTCCCGCTCCTGGCGCTGCGGGGTCCCTTCGAGCTCTTCGACACCGAAGGAGTGCTCTTCTTCAACGACCCGAACTCCAGCCGCGCCGGTACTCTGGCGCCGGACGGGACCGTCCAGGACATCGTGAAATACACGCAGGCTCCGCCGCCCTCCAGCGCGCCGCCGCCGACCGACGACATCCGGCCGAGTACGAGCCCGCCGACGACGAGCGCGAGTACGGCCACCCCCGCCCGCAGCGCGTCACACAGCGTCAGTGCGAGCAGGACACAGCCGAGTACAGCCAGCGCCACCTCCACCACCCCGCCCAAGAGGATTCCCACCACGCACGCGTCCAGCCGATCTCCCGGTCCGGGCCCGAGTCCGAGCACGGTTCCCAGCCCCAGCCCGAGCCCCACCCGCAGCACCGGCACACCGGCGAACATCTCCTGCGGCGAGACCGTGACCAAGAGCGTCGTCGTGGAGGCCGACCTGCGTTGTGCCGGCGACGCCCTGACCATCAGCGCGAAAGGCGTCACGATCGACCTGGCCGGGCACACGCTGTCCGGCTCCGGGAAAGGCGCCGGGATCACCCTGGCGGGCAGCGGATCCGTGGCTGGGGCGCTGATCGAGAACGGGACGATCACCGGCTTCGGCAGCGGGGTGAAGGTCGGTCCGAACGGAGCGACCTCGCCCACGCTGTACCGCGTCGTTTTCACCCATGACGGCGCCGGCGGCGGAGCGGCAGTTTCCCTGGGCGTCACGACGGTCCAGGGCCTCACCCTCAGCGACGTGAAGGTGGAACAGTCCGACGGCGCCGGGCTCGACACGCACGGCGCGTTGGCCGGCTCACTTCAGATCACCGGATCAGCCTTCGACGGAGCAGCGGTGAACATCGACGAGGCCTCGGACGGCATCCAGGTCCAGGCCACGATCACCGACGACCGGTTCGACGACTCCGCGCTGAGTCTGGAATTCGTCGGCAGCACCACGGTCAGCACGAGCGTCTTCACCGACAGCCCGGTGGTGGACATGTGCAACGCGGCGGGAGGCGACCTGTTCAGCGCGGACACGTTCACCGGTTCCGACACCGGGCTGAAGATCCAGGGGATGGCCTACGAGAGCGTCACCGGCAGCCACTTCACCGGGAACAACATCGGCATGTTCTACGACCTCCAGCAGGGCGACGTCGGCAACTCGGTGTCGGGCAACACGTTCGCCGACGAGGGTTCGGCGGCGATCTTGGTCCAGGACTCCAGCCCGGTGGCGCAGGAGGTGGATGTCAAGGACAACATCGTCACCGACAGCGGACACCGGCCCGGGCCGAAGGTCGCCGATCCGGGCGGCAATCAGGTCCTCGGCGGCATCCACATCTACACCGCGGCCGACACCGTGACCGTCTCCGGCAACAAGACCAGCCACGATGCCGGCTCCGGCATCTGGGCCCGGCCGGGCTCGGCCGCCGGCGAGGGCAATGTCTCGACCGGCGACGCGGACAAATGCAGTCCGGTCGACCTGTGCGCCTATGGCTGA
- a CDS encoding BP74-related protein: MPYVEDHLDEAGGAFLPGLVWCDWSSRLVREIPVAQS, translated from the coding sequence ATGCCTTACGTCGAGGACCACCTCGACGAAGCCGGCGGCGCTTTCCTTCCCGGCCTTGTCTGGTGCGACTGGTCTTCGCGCCTCGTCAGGGAAATCCCGGTGGCGCAGTCATAG
- a CDS encoding caspase, EACC1-associated type: MTPNSEAGAPDRSRSVALLVGASIFRDAASGVENPNLKPLPTAANSLDVMEKLLKSDQYGGWPTDRVHVFHNPTSSRDLLIEIDSVLTRHDGEVNDTVLFYYVGHGLLIDGGSQLGMALSGTTASSATHKISSLLPASVREVLARFQYRTTIEILDCCYAGTATNILSSTGDLAKQVDRAAAADAKGHYILTASRHNETALYTLGDNGLTYFTGFLKEVLSEGNREAGRWLTMDDVHDGLVKRFKRISDGHLGRPEPTKASFDLADRFKFARNTAFRGDGTGPDEDETDPGRTSPSPEANPQWSRRAVLTAAASTTLAGVAAFATWTYEERRPPVPGTVQDAGRSSTPSTTPHPSTAGTGGPGTTGSTGGTPSGTPTTTTAAPHHFTQAVPVAGSPLTLGGPQALAATFSRTGRNLLAVSDQNGAVVVWDADDFTQLKQIGSRFSAKGPAYGVYSLAFSPLPGRQILAAGTSGGQILLWDLAGPTTPRLLKEVSSGSGDGCSVAFSTDGSMLASASQQGFVSLWVTGDPDNVYSAGSDITGHDGAVNTAVFSPHPYLVASGGYDDTVRLWDISDPSLPRQLSLIKGADGPVRSLAFSPDGRTLAAGKQSGIVRLYGVTTPSAPKMLDPLPQSQKNWVNALAFNQDSLLACASADGSVQLYDLTDPVHPREIQRDLAAFQDQASSVAFTADGRGLAAGCVNSTIDLWRLS; this comes from the coding sequence ATGACACCGAACTCTGAGGCCGGCGCCCCGGACCGTTCGCGTTCGGTGGCCCTCCTGGTCGGCGCGTCCATCTTCCGGGACGCCGCGAGCGGGGTCGAGAACCCGAATCTGAAACCGCTTCCCACTGCGGCCAACAGCCTCGACGTGATGGAGAAGCTGCTCAAGAGCGACCAGTACGGCGGCTGGCCGACGGACCGTGTTCACGTGTTTCACAACCCGACCAGCAGTCGGGATCTGCTCATCGAGATCGACTCGGTCCTCACCCGGCACGACGGGGAGGTCAATGACACCGTGCTGTTCTATTACGTCGGCCACGGGTTGCTCATCGACGGCGGCAGCCAGTTGGGGATGGCCCTGAGCGGGACGACGGCGTCCAGCGCGACGCACAAGATCTCCTCGCTGCTGCCCGCCAGTGTGCGCGAGGTGCTGGCCAGATTCCAGTACAGGACAACAATCGAGATCCTGGACTGTTGCTATGCCGGCACCGCGACGAACATCCTCAGTAGTACCGGAGACCTCGCCAAACAAGTCGACCGTGCGGCGGCAGCGGACGCGAAGGGCCACTACATCCTGACCGCGTCACGCCACAACGAGACGGCGCTCTATACCCTCGGCGACAACGGACTCACCTATTTCACCGGTTTCCTCAAGGAGGTCCTCAGTGAGGGGAACCGGGAAGCAGGGCGCTGGCTCACCATGGACGATGTCCACGATGGTCTGGTCAAGCGCTTCAAACGAATCAGCGACGGACACCTCGGCCGTCCCGAGCCGACCAAAGCCAGCTTCGACCTGGCTGACCGTTTCAAGTTCGCGCGCAACACGGCCTTCCGGGGCGACGGCACCGGCCCGGACGAAGACGAAACGGATCCAGGCCGGACCAGCCCCAGCCCGGAGGCGAATCCGCAATGGTCCCGCCGCGCGGTGCTCACCGCCGCGGCGAGCACGACGTTGGCCGGCGTCGCCGCGTTCGCCACATGGACGTATGAAGAACGGCGTCCTCCCGTCCCGGGCACCGTGCAAGACGCAGGGAGATCGAGCACGCCGTCGACGACTCCACACCCCAGTACGGCGGGCACAGGCGGACCGGGCACCACGGGCAGCACAGGTGGCACACCTTCGGGCACGCCTACGACCACGACCGCCGCCCCGCACCACTTCACCCAGGCCGTCCCGGTCGCCGGATCACCCCTCACCCTCGGGGGTCCCCAAGCGCTGGCCGCCACGTTCAGCCGAACCGGCCGGAACCTTCTGGCCGTCTCGGACCAGAACGGCGCCGTCGTGGTGTGGGACGCCGACGACTTCACCCAGCTCAAGCAGATCGGCAGTCGCTTCAGCGCGAAAGGGCCCGCATACGGCGTCTACTCGCTGGCCTTCAGTCCGCTGCCCGGTCGGCAGATCCTGGCCGCCGGGACCAGCGGTGGCCAGATCCTGCTGTGGGACCTGGCCGGACCGACGACGCCGCGCCTCCTCAAAGAGGTGAGCAGCGGTTCAGGCGACGGCTGTTCGGTCGCCTTCAGCACCGACGGGAGCATGCTCGCCTCGGCTTCGCAACAGGGCTTCGTCTCGCTCTGGGTCACCGGCGACCCGGACAACGTCTACAGCGCGGGATCGGACATCACCGGCCATGACGGAGCGGTCAACACAGCCGTGTTCAGCCCGCACCCATACCTCGTAGCCAGCGGCGGCTACGACGACACCGTCCGCTTGTGGGACATCAGCGACCCCTCGCTTCCGCGCCAGCTGAGCTTGATCAAGGGCGCGGACGGCCCGGTACGGTCACTCGCCTTCAGCCCGGACGGCAGAACTCTGGCCGCCGGCAAGCAAAGCGGGATCGTCCGACTCTACGGCGTGACGACACCGAGCGCGCCGAAGATGCTCGACCCGCTGCCACAGTCTCAGAAGAACTGGGTCAACGCGCTCGCTTTCAACCAGGATTCGTTGCTCGCGTGTGCCAGTGCGGACGGGTCTGTCCAGCTTTACGACCTGACAGATCCGGTCCACCCCCGCGAGATCCAGCGGGACCTGGCCGCGTTCCAGGACCAGGCTTCGAGTGTGGCCTTCACCGCGGACGGCCGGGGCTTGGCGGCCGGCTGTGTCAATTCCACCATCGACCTGTGGCGGTTGTCGTGA